Proteins found in one Pseudomonadota bacterium genomic segment:
- a CDS encoding DHA2 family efflux MFS transporter permease subunit, whose protein sequence is MTTTDLERHRWWILLAVGGVLGLTVLDETVVGVALPSIRDDLAMSQVASHWVVNAYLLVFASLIVGAGRLSDIVGIRTLFLIGAAIFGLGSFACGFATSGTWILAARAVQGIGAAIIFPLALAIISAVFPAEERGKALGFVSLVATFFIAAGPFVGGLLTEVLSWRWIFWINLPFVAAIGSIIAVVWREAKREAKPPRFDTIGLVVLIAGMATLVGGVMQGPDWGWSDIRVLIMLAAGILILIAFVAVERRVADPLVNMELFRNKTFSGSAVVIFTGQFVKLSVFVFGSLYLQDVLDMSPLGAGAVLLAAVALGPPSAPLAGIIADRYGTRRPTLWGLALSGLAFVWFALVADGVSYLYLLPPLIILSGTGVFFFTPPLRAVMNAVTAEQRGLAGGVARGIQQVGGTAGMAICGTLLAMTGSFPLIFAITAAMIFLAFVAAWFTIECDQNGKGGIP, encoded by the coding sequence ATGACGACCACCGACCTCGAGCGACACCGCTGGTGGATCCTGCTCGCCGTCGGCGGCGTGTTGGGGCTAACGGTGCTCGACGAGACGGTGGTCGGCGTCGCGCTGCCGTCGATCCGCGACGACCTCGCCATGAGCCAGGTCGCCTCTCACTGGGTGGTCAACGCCTATCTGCTGGTGTTCGCTAGCCTGATTGTCGGCGCCGGCCGTCTGTCCGACATCGTCGGCATCCGCACGCTCTTTCTTATCGGCGCCGCCATCTTTGGCCTGGGCTCGTTCGCCTGCGGCTTCGCGACATCGGGCACGTGGATCCTCGCCGCGCGCGCCGTGCAAGGCATTGGCGCGGCGATTATCTTTCCGCTCGCGCTCGCGATTATCAGCGCGGTGTTTCCCGCCGAAGAGCGCGGCAAGGCGCTCGGTTTCGTCTCCTTGGTCGCAACCTTCTTCATCGCGGCCGGACCCTTCGTCGGCGGCTTGTTGACGGAGGTGCTGTCGTGGCGCTGGATCTTCTGGATCAACCTGCCGTTCGTCGCCGCCATCGGTTCGATCATCGCCGTGGTATGGCGGGAAGCGAAGCGCGAGGCCAAGCCTCCGCGCTTTGACACCATCGGACTTGTCGTGCTCATCGCCGGCATGGCGACACTTGTCGGAGGCGTCATGCAGGGGCCGGACTGGGGTTGGAGCGACATTAGGGTCCTCATCATGCTCGCGGCCGGCATCCTCATCCTGATCGCCTTTGTCGCTGTCGAGCGCCGCGTCGCCGATCCCCTGGTCAACATGGAATTGTTTCGCAACAAGACGTTTTCCGGCTCTGCCGTGGTGATTTTCACCGGCCAGTTCGTCAAGCTCTCGGTCTTCGTCTTCGGCTCGCTCTACCTCCAGGACGTCCTGGACATGAGCCCGCTGGGCGCCGGTGCCGTGCTGCTGGCCGCCGTGGCGCTCGGACCGCCATCGGCGCCGCTCGCCGGCATTATCGCCGATCGCTACGGCACCCGACGCCCGACGCTGTGGGGCTTGGCACTCTCAGGCCTCGCCTTCGTCTGGTTCGCTCTAGTCGCGGACGGCGTCTCCTATCTCTACCTTCTGCCGCCGCTCATTATCTTGAGCGGGACCGGCGTCTTCTTCTTCACACCGCCTTTGCGCGCGGTGATGAACGCGGTCACGGCGGAACAGCGCGGTCTGGCCGGCGGCGTCGCGCGCGGCATCCAGCAGGTGGGCGGTACTGCCGGCATGGCAATTTGCGGTACGCTGCTCGCCATGACCGGGAGCTTCCCCCTGATCTTCGCTATCACCGCCGCGATGATCTTCCTTGCCTTCGTCGCCGCCTGGTTCACCATCGAATGCGACCAGAACGGAAAAGGAGGCATTCCGTGA
- the gcvA gene encoding transcriptional regulator GcvA: MSRNLPSLNALRAFEAAARHQSLTRAATELFVTHAAISRHVRLLEEWLEVELFVRHPQGVTLTDAGERYLRRLTPIFDALVAATRELRADDIVSTLTISVEVPFATRWLIPRLGQLRAVCPHVELNINPSDKLISFRDNEAQFGIRFGTGEWPDVTAVRLTNVEIFPVCSPALIEGRELGGDLSALQDFTLIHEAKKRYWQRWLELVGVDAVDTQKGPILSNIHFALQAAEAGEGFALGDNVLTHDALARGTLVRPFAKTVAIRRGYFLVHPSHGQPVEGAQSFIEWLRAELQAQESAWQGSKGTETTVPLGDADPKAPLLSTEHP; this comes from the coding sequence ATGTCTCGCAACCTCCCTTCCCTGAACGCCCTTCGGGCCTTTGAAGCAGCGGCGCGGCATCAAAGCCTGACCCGTGCGGCCACCGAGCTTTTTGTCACCCATGCGGCTATCAGCCGGCATGTTCGTCTGCTGGAAGAGTGGCTGGAGGTGGAGCTTTTTGTGCGTCACCCACAAGGCGTGACACTGACCGACGCGGGCGAGCGCTACTTGCGACGCCTTACGCCGATCTTCGACGCTCTGGTCGCCGCGACGCGCGAGTTGCGCGCGGACGACATCGTGTCGACGCTCACCATCAGTGTCGAAGTTCCCTTCGCGACCCGATGGTTGATTCCACGTCTCGGGCAACTGCGTGCGGTTTGCCCCCATGTGGAACTGAACATCAATCCTTCCGACAAGCTAATCAGCTTTCGAGACAACGAAGCGCAATTCGGCATTCGATTTGGCACCGGCGAGTGGCCTGATGTCACAGCTGTTCGACTGACAAACGTGGAGATCTTCCCTGTGTGCAGCCCGGCATTGATCGAGGGCCGCGAGCTGGGCGGCGACTTGTCGGCGCTGCAAGACTTTACCTTGATCCATGAGGCCAAGAAGCGTTACTGGCAGCGGTGGCTCGAACTCGTCGGCGTTGACGCGGTCGACACGCAGAAGGGCCCCATCCTCTCCAACATTCATTTTGCACTTCAGGCCGCGGAAGCAGGTGAAGGTTTTGCGCTTGGCGATAACGTGCTGACCCACGACGCCCTTGCCCGTGGCACGCTGGTGCGACCATTCGCCAAGACTGTCGCGATTCGACGAGGCTACTTCCTCGTTCATCCCAGTCATGGCCAGCCCGTCGAGGGAGCGCAATCCTTCATCGAGTGGCTGAGGGCCGAACTGCAGGCACAAGAGAGTGCGTGGCAAGGCAGCAAAGGCACTGAAACCACCGTGCCGTTGGGAGACGCGGACCCCAAAGCGCCTTTACTCAGCACTGAACATCCTTAA
- a CDS encoding MFS transporter, translated as MSDARLAANKVVFVALIGLSAGLTAFDETSLGVVLPTLREDFQTTPAATHWVVNAYLVVMASLVAACGRLADIVPPERLWRLGIVIFLVTSVAAGFAPTIGWLIAIRAVQGIGSALIFTLSVVLIGRVFADNERGRAFGIFSSLVTVLILIGPIAGGLLTEYLSWRWVFWITVPIALLCLVGLRLPQGTAPYARKPLRLDPAGTLTLTLSVAALSIALMQGPSWGWLSPTIICLIAVAVVAGVCFVVVELKSRAPLIDLTLFRDKAAAVSLMTLAMAQYRRVGTSIYLALFLRDGLGFSPLYAGLALLPAVALLPLSTVLVGRYADRFGARRVMLSGIAAIGISTAWLALGADIPSYWVMLPALLVISCFAPAMFGPSRKAMLHTLPAEQHAQAGGVSVTAQMLGSTLAISIGSVLLSMTGLTWPIFALMAIILAALCFTAYRWLD; from the coding sequence ATGAGCGACGCGCGCCTTGCCGCCAACAAGGTGGTGTTTGTCGCGCTGATCGGCCTCTCGGCCGGGCTCACCGCGTTCGACGAGACCTCGCTGGGCGTCGTCCTGCCGACGCTGCGCGAGGACTTTCAGACCACGCCGGCCGCCACCCACTGGGTGGTCAACGCCTACCTGGTGGTCATGGCCAGTCTGGTCGCCGCCTGCGGCAGGCTGGCCGACATTGTGCCGCCCGAGCGTCTGTGGCGCCTTGGCATCGTGATCTTCCTGGTCACCTCGGTGGCCGCGGGTTTCGCACCCACCATCGGCTGGCTGATCGCCATCCGGGCCGTGCAGGGCATCGGCTCGGCGCTTATCTTCACCCTCTCCGTCGTCCTGATCGGAAGGGTGTTCGCCGATAACGAGCGCGGGCGCGCGTTCGGTATCTTCTCTTCGCTGGTGACGGTGCTCATTCTGATCGGCCCGATCGCCGGCGGCCTGCTGACCGAATATCTCTCGTGGCGCTGGGTCTTCTGGATCACCGTGCCCATTGCGCTGCTCTGCCTCGTGGGTTTGCGTTTGCCGCAAGGCACGGCGCCCTATGCGCGCAAGCCACTTCGGCTCGACCCGGCCGGCACGCTCACCCTGACACTCTCCGTGGCGGCGTTGTCGATCGCGCTGATGCAGGGGCCGTCATGGGGATGGCTTTCGCCCACCATCATCTGTCTCATTGCCGTCGCGGTCGTGGCGGGTGTTTGTTTTGTCGTTGTCGAACTGAAATCGCGCGCGCCGCTGATCGACCTCACACTCTTCCGCGACAAGGCGGCGGCAGTCTCCCTAATGACGCTCGCGATGGCGCAGTACCGGCGCGTCGGCACCTCGATTTACCTCGCGCTTTTCTTACGCGACGGCCTGGGCTTCTCACCGCTCTATGCCGGCCTCGCGCTATTGCCCGCCGTCGCCCTGCTGCCGTTGTCAACGGTGCTTGTCGGACGCTACGCGGACCGGTTCGGCGCGCGTCGCGTCATGCTCTCTGGCATCGCGGCGATCGGCATCTCGACCGCCTGGCTGGCGCTCGGCGCGGATATCCCAAGCTATTGGGTCATGCTCCCCGCGCTGCTCGTCATCAGTTGCTTCGCGCCGGCCATGTTCGGACCGTCGCGCAAGGCCATGCTGCACACCCTGCCCGCCGAGCAACACGCCCAGGCCGGCGGCGTCAGCGTGACCGCGCAAATGCTCGGCAGCACGCTCGCGATCAGCATCGGTAGCGTCCTGC
- a CDS encoding nuclear transport factor 2 family protein has translation MTAEDEVREASRQFYAALNSLFNGDSGPMAAVWDHGPTVTSLRPFGGREVGWQAVRDAFAMIAARATGGDNTIHDQIIEVGGDMAYEVGVERGHLELAGQRVPVEYRVTNVYRRRDDGWKMVHHHTDTSPALIETLRGLTS, from the coding sequence GTGACAGCCGAAGACGAAGTTCGCGAAGCGTCCCGCCAGTTCTATGCGGCCCTCAACAGCCTGTTCAACGGCGATAGTGGCCCGATGGCCGCCGTCTGGGACCACGGGCCGACCGTGACGAGCTTACGCCCGTTCGGCGGGCGCGAGGTCGGCTGGCAGGCCGTGCGCGACGCCTTCGCGATGATCGCGGCACGCGCGACCGGCGGCGACAACACGATCCACGATCAGATAATCGAGGTCGGCGGTGACATGGCGTATGAGGTCGGCGTCGAACGCGGCCACCTCGAACTCGCCGGCCAACGGGTGCCGGTCGAGTATCGCGTGACGAACGTTTACCGCCGCCGGGACGACGGCTGGAAGATGGTGCATCACCACACCGATACATCGCCTGCGTTGATCGAGACACTGCGCGGTTTGACCTCCTGA